A single window of Pygocentrus nattereri isolate fPygNat1 chromosome 24, fPygNat1.pri, whole genome shotgun sequence DNA harbors:
- the si:dkey-11p23.7 gene encoding V-set and Ig domain-containing protein — protein sequence MHDDGWSMKVPAEVRAIEGYPVVLPCSFTHPHNTHHSSMHVVWRLGHSHTGTVLFRCSSLNGSQYCHPGPNQDQRYRLEGNHREHDLSLRINSAALQDNGRYYCRVELPGQPHGSYENKMGTRLRVEAPPRILSLSIEGSMDTGLKARCKVQGSPLADVQWMGPDDVFEGDIGFPIPQEAPSQHWVTIHLLDVQPGGQYTCTASNPLGKDQALVYILPPSPEKTISKSNSTALPLMLGLALAAKVLLALGLGAWIVNPLNSKEPPEAPDFPSSLS from the exons ATGCATGATGATGGCTGGTCCATGAAGGTTCCAGCGGAGGTCCGGGCTATAGAGGGCTACCCGGTGGTGCTGCCCTGCTCCTTCACACACCCTCACAACACCCATCACTCTTCCATGCACGTGGTGTGGCGACTGGGTCACAGCCACACAGGCACAGTGCTGTTCCGCTGCTCGAGCCTCAACGGCAGCCAGTACTGCCATCCTGGACCGAACCAGGACCAGCGCTACCGCCTGGAGGGAAACCACCGGGAACATGACCTGTCACTGCGCATTAACAGCGCAGCCCTGCAGGACAATGGCCGGTACTACTGTCGTGTGGAGCTACCAGGACAACCGCATGGCAGCTATGAGAATAAAATGGGGACGCGGCTAAGAGTGGAAG CTCCTCCACGTATCCTCAGCTTGTCCATAGAAGGCAGCATGGACACTGGTCTCAAAGCTCGGTGTAAGGTTCAGGGTTCACCCCTGGCAGACGTCCAGTGGATGGGTCCAGATGACGTTTTTGAAGGGGATATTGGATTCCCAATCCCTCAGGAGGCTCCAAGTCAGCACTGGGTCACGATCCATCTGCTGGACGTCCAGCCAGGGGGGCAATACACCTGTACTGCTTCAAACCCTCTTGGTAAAGATCAGGCCCTGGTGTATATTCTACCCCCAAGCCCAGAGAAGACCATCAGCAAGAGCAACTCTACAGCCCTGCCACTGATGCTCGGGTTAGCATTAGCAGCTAAAGTGCTACTAGCCTTGGGTCTTGGAGCCTGGATAGTTAACCCATTAAACTCAAAGGAACCACCAGAAGCACCAGATTTTCCTTCTTCACTCTCATAA